The DNA sequence TAAAGAGAATTTTCTCCCCCCATTTCTTTTACTGGCACTTTGTGCATCACAAAATTAAAGATCTACAGTAAGGCTACAAGGGTGTGTATTTTTGTCAAACGGAGGCCATCCAAAGTTTGCTTTGTGTGTTTGAAAATGAACCTCGATAATACAGCTCCACAGATGCATGACTGAGCTGGGATcaaagcggaaaaaaaaaaagtttccgaaTGCATTATGTGAGCTTATACTGGACGTTACTGTACAAAGGTTGGGGTAAGTGATCTTGGCTGCTACAAAATGCTTGGGGAGGTCACTTTTCAGTTTCGTTTTgctgtttgttctttttttgttgttgtctcttTTGTTTTACAGAAGCAAACATGAGCTGGCATAAACAATACAGAGAACAGATAGCAACACAACCGTGGTTGCTTTCACTTTGTCAAATCAGCTGCTGGCATACCTACGCAATCAAACAATACCTGTGctgatttttttgtctttatttcaATATGATCGGTGGATCTTTAAGACTACTCAGACTCATCATGGTCACATCACGCacataaataacaaaataaatatacagCCATCAGTCAATTACTTTCatattgaataaataataaatacatattttctcaattatttgttttttttccagtagTGTGTTTTGGAACATATCGGTACCAGAAAGAACATAAACAAAAGGaagaaataattaaaaacaaaaaaaatatgcaaaagGTGTCTTTTTGttataaaacatttgttttaaaaagtaCTAAAAAAAATACGCCTTGTCGTTTATCTATAAAGATTCTCAAAATATCAATGAAAGACATCTGCAAATCGCTTCCATATTAATCGGTAAAGATGCATTCTGTTTGTGTTACAAAGTCAATAAATAAATtgcttcaaataaataaacctcAATAACATAAATGTCAATAAGTTACAATTTAAGTACACAAATTTAAATAATTCATATATGACAATAATCATTGTACCACAAAACTATTCATTGAAATGAAGTGCAATTCCTATGTTGATATAAATACTATTGATATGACTAAATGAAAATGTGTGCACGCACTATGACTACGGGCATGtctgttttttgtttctttttaaaacCAATTTTCAATGGTTTCAAAGCAAAGTTGTTAATCTGCTGCTGGAATCAATCAGCCATTGGAAAGAACACAAGCTTAGCTGGTCCTGGATCAGCTGCGTTCACAAAACGGGATCAACATAGCGTCGAACCCTTTGGTGCGCTAATAACGCAAAGCAAACACACAATGACTTTAGTGCATGCTTCATATTGCTGAGTTGTGTTGGTgtatgtgcgtgtatgtgtgtgtgtgcgtgcgtgcgctggGCTATTAAGAGCTGGTGAACACACACATACTTGCCACAGTGAATGCTACGGAAATAAAGTTTGACTCCTCTTCCTTTCCCGAGTTCGCCATCCTCGAGCGATCAAAGCCaaaataaagaaacaaaaaccaacaaacaaaccaaaaataatCATCTGGGCAACAGTGAACTTGTCCTCAAGCACATCTATCTCAGGGCACACAAGAGATATATGAGTAACCACACGGCATACTGAACGCCTCAGATACAGTAGCTCATCGTAGCCTTCGCCATCCTGCCTGAAGGATTCCTTTCCTCTTCGCATCTTCACTGATCCCAGAAGCAGCATGGTGGGGATTTTGGTCCGCGTCCTCTTCTGCTCATAGATGCTCCCTGGGTTGTGTTTATTTAAATAACCTGAATTccctttgtgttgtttttgatttctATTATTTGATGTATTTCAATAATATCCCTGTGACTCCGTCACGCTCGCTAGGGCGGCTTGGCTCTTCGGCGTGCGCGCGTCTCAGACTTTGATGCCCTTCACAGCTTTGTTGATGCTCTCCAGTAGAGCCTTGTTCTCGGGGCTCTGGAAGCAGTCTTTGTTGGTGTACATGTCGGTCAGGGTGCTCACATAGCTGTCGAAGTTCTGCTCCGTGATGGGCTCCTGCTGTGGCGCAAACGACAACCAGTCGCAACTGAGACTGAGGCCAAACTAACGGCAGCGAATCGACCTTCGCTAACTCATGAGCTCAAGCCTGCGCAGGTGCGAATGCGTGTGTCGTACGTGTACGGTACGTGTGCGTTTGCGCTCAAGAACTCACCATGTGCGGCACACGTATGTTAGCCAGGCTGCGGATCAGGGCCCGGCTCAGCCCGGACAGCTCCATGAAAAGAGCCTCGTTCTGCTCCTCGATCATCTTGTTCTCATGCTCGATGCTCTTCAAATTCTTTTCCATAGAAGTGATCTGCAACGCAAATAGTTAGCTTCATTATTCTACATGCACATTTTGCCctttgctgtcaactgaaaatgccTTCAACACATAGTAAGGTGTTTGGTGCATTGAATCAGTGTTCATTTTGCGACTGTCTGACTTTGTGAGCAGTCACTGAACGCACCTCGAGTCGTGGAGGCGGAGTTTAACTCAACCGGCCATAGAAATAGCCACCATAATAACTCATATTTCATATGAAATGAGACCGCCATAGTGCCAAACGTAATATACAATCATATAAATGTGTCACTGTGGAAAGCATGAAATAGCATAATATGtctcatttaaaaacaacagaGACACACACCTGGGTTTGCAGGTTGACTACGTCTGCCTCCATTTCATTGTTGGACTCGTTGAGGTCATTAATCTCTTTGTTGAGCTGCTTGATGtcctcgtcattgtccaaaactaAATGGACAAAATGAGATCAGCTCAAAATCCCTTATAGGAAGTGAATTtgcttaaaacattttttttttttttacacataaccATCTTACCATCACTGGCTCTGAACTTGGTGCTCAGATAGTCCTCTGTGGGAAACTTGGCCTTTTTCTTAGCATACAACGCCCTGGGGCACCCTGAGAGGCTGCACGACGCACACATTTATAAGTAACCACCATGTGTGCTAGAATATAATGCGACAGTTGTTATCTAAATTCAAACCAAAATACTTTCTTACCCGAGGTCAACTTGTAGCATTTATTTGCGTGTAGCTCACCTGCGGTGTGTGAGGAAGCTGCCGTTGGCGTGTCCAGAGCCGTCACATCCCGGGGTTGGACACGTGGGTCCTTCAGTCTTGAAGGCCTTCCAGTTGAAGGGCGTGCCGTTCAGGAGACCCTCCTTCTGTCTGCGGGCCGCGAGCGGGCACCCGTAGGCGCTACGATGCGTGGCGTACTTCCCGCTGATGTGTCCAAGGCTGTCACAGCCCGGCACCGGACATCTGCAAATCGGAaggggaagggggaaaaaaaaaagagggggagaAAGACAGATGTGGGGAAAGTGTTGAAGGGAAAAGAGCGAGGAGGTACAAAGGTTAGATAAGAAGAATCAAACAACATGAACAAAAGACTGAAGtaacaccccccccaaaaattccTCAGTTGAGTGGTTTACATTATACGATACAAACAATAACATTACTGGCAAAATGAGCTACGCATGTATTTCTTATGTAGTGCTCTACATTACTTGACTTTGACAGTCACTATGTGCAGCTCAATGTCTTTCCCCCGTGAGTCAGGGCCTGCCTGACTGACGCAGTCACGTGGACAGGTCGCTACCTCTGCATATGATTCACAGTGACTTTCCTTGCTCTGCCTTCATTGCATTTCACGTTAAGTCTTGCTAAAAGCAGACATTAAGGCTTTCTTTACGAACTTTAAAAGCTCCGAGTCCTCCTGGTTGTCCTTGGTAGGAGTTTTAATTCCACTTTTCTTGGCACGCGGGCACCCAGAGAGACTGAAAACAGAAAGTATGGAGTTGATAACATAAGGTTGAGAAAGGGCTGGTCAAGTGATTTcttagagataaaaagagagagagaaagagatgtTCTTCAACCAAATCACAAACCAATCAAGTGCCAGATATGGACGAAATCATAGAATTATagtaatatgtgtgtgtgtgtgtgtgtgtgtggtccctGTCTAAATCTACCATGAACTGTCACTGAGCCTCTCTGactgactgtgtgtgtgcaaggTTAATGTCTGTGCAAGTGGCTGCATGAGCCTTTCGTTGTTGATGTGTTACCTTCGATGGGAGGCGTAGTTTCCCGTGATATGACCTGAGCCGTCACATCCTGGGGTGGGGCATCTGgcggaaaaataataattgccaTTGACGATGAGAGGAAGGTTGCTACAGTTTACAGCGTGTCACACTTTTTTCAAGGGCTTGCTATTGCACATTTACAGCGACAGCAATTGAAATCAAAGCAAGAGTCATCCAAGCTCGGATTAGCAAACAATCAAAGACAAGCAGAATCAAAGCTGCGTGGCGGCAAGTGTCAGTAGCAGTGAAGGTGTAGCGCAGACATACTTGAGTTCAGGGGTGTGTGCTGCCATGAGGGACCGGAGGCTCTTATCAGCGAGAGGACACCCAGATAGACTGAAGGGACGGTTGGGGGAGGAGAGTGAGTGAAGGACAGGCAGAAGAAGAGGATGAAGACAGAGGAGAAGGTACGAGGGGAAAAAAGACGTGAGTGAAGGGGAATCAAGATTGCGAGGCATACCAAGGTCATTTAGGAAAAAGAGGACAGGCGGCAAGGAGTAAATCACTTATGCATATCCAAGTGTCGCTGGCCGTCTTTGCCACTTGGTGCTACGCGGCGGACATTGCTAACTCTGGAGTGAAAGCATCAAATAATCTGTGCTTTGAATTCAGTGGACACTGTTTCGGCAGCATCTCGTGGACTTTTATTGTTATTCTTAATGCCAATGTCAGGGGCAAAAATTAATTAGCGCTGCTTTCGCCTTCAACCATTTAAGAAAATTTGGTATAGGCTTAGGGACACAAATAAATTGCGCACTGTGGATTTTGCTGTAACAATCACGTCTTAAATACGTTGTAATTATGACCATAAAAAAGAAATGTATCTGTTTTATAATAACGAATCACAGCAGTTCTGTTCTTTCTATAACGTTATTGTTGGAATGtcaaaatgtcatttaaaataCAAGTTATTATTGCTAATACAGTTCACTTTAATCACTATGGGTACACTATTACGAGTGATAAACTGCCAACTGCATTTTAccactttttttaatggttcTATGTGCTGTCCATGTAGACAGCTAGCAAAACATGGTTCCTTGCGCTTAAGTCTAGCTCAGCGGTCCTCAAACTTTTTCAACAAATATCTCAAATATGTACATACGTCACTTGATTTTGAAAATGAATGTATTTGTATTGGAAATGGATTTGTACGCCAACCAGTGATTCTTTCATGTGCCACTAGGAGGTGCCCAGTCACTACTAATGGTACTCATACCACGCTTTTGAGAATCACTGAAAAGTGCCCcatcgtttttatgtatttatttttttcaagcaaAATATTTGCTCCACGTACCTGCGATGAGATGCATAGTTGCCAGTGATGTGGCCACTGCCATCACACCCCGGTGTCGGACATctggacagaaaccaagacttaAACAAGGAAAccttttgccattttttttttttttttttttacagaatagACCAATGCACTGAGCCTACAGTATGCGCACATGGAAACTGCCTCAGCGTGCCTACTGGGACTCTCCATCGTCTTGATACTTACGAAAGCAGCTCCTTCTTGCTGTCCTTCGGCTGGAACTTGACCTTGAAATTTGGAGTGGTGACTTCTCCAGGGTACTTCCTGTCCTCCATTAAGTCTTGCATCATGTCACTGTCCTCTGGGTCAGATGACACATATGACTGCCCGGCGTGATCCATCTGGAAAATGTGGAAATCAAATTTAATAGGATAGTTATTACCTCGGTCATCCTTGTTGATGTGTGTGGCTTGAGCTGCTACAGTTCTCTATTAACATATTTGGAGGATTAGATAAATCCAGGATAAtttgtgagattttaaaaccTGATTTGTCTGCAAATGTTACCGTGTACAGGTACCATTTTGAGTCTATAGAAATTTTTGAAACTTTTCTAATTACGGTGCACCCGCTCTTTTGAGTTGAATAACTTTTTGGGTGAAAAGGATTTGTCTCAATGCACCGTATTGCCATTAAAATCAAGCCCTTTATATTTCTTTTGAAAAAGTTCAAAGCGGTAGGATTAGCATACGGAAAGGATGGTGCAATGCACCTGACACACCACCTCTGGTACTCGGTGCAATGTTTTAACAGAGCAGTAACTTCTTCTGTGACATAAATGAACAATAGAAAGAGGAAAGGGCTACAGGAAATAAacaagttgagttttttttgttcatccCTCTTCTGGGATTTCGTTATGTTGCAACGACGCCTCTTTGATCAACGGTGTAGGGAATACTGCcagatttttatgattttttttttttgcacagtagCAGCATACTGACCTCGTCCATTTCCTCCTCCCTTTGGCGGTTGTGTTTGGTAAAATCCAGAGGCCCCTCCCACTCCTCCTGCTTGTAGCTCTGAAGGTTGGGTGATGTCATCCCACTGCTTCCCCCGTGATGCAgagaggaagacgaggaggaagaAGGGTCTGGGGAACGGACCTCCGGGCTGGTGCCAGACAGGCTGCCTTCATGTTTGATGGGCTTCTTCATACTCAGGTCCAGAGTACCATTTTCATCCACCTCAATGTCCATTTCCTGGGGAATATTCAGAAGTGACCTTGTATTCTTATGCAACAAATGTCAACGTGACAATGAAGCAACTTTGGCTTTGTAAAGCTTCTCTTTTTATTTCACTTAAATAAGTTGAATATATTGAGTCAGTGACTAAAAGTGGGTCTGTTTCTGATCTGTGTCCAGTTCTGGTTAAGGGAAgagattgtgttgttttgtttgatttCTTGTAAAATGGCAATGTGCATATAGGCTAatcagaggcaaaaaaaaaaaaaaaaaaccccataaaGGATGGAGGAGAAGATGAAATGGGTAGTGTTCCCAGAAATGCCCATATTGACGCGTTCACTGTTCCATTATTGATTTTTAGCTGGCTCGGACTCAGGTTCCACGTATGTCCTTGTTGATGTGAGCCACTGTACAACATACAAAgccaggtcatgtgacactGAGACAACAGCAGTTTGTCATACATTcacatatttataaatatatatgtccAAGACATGGAATGAAAAAATGATGAAACACTCACTGTGAAAGAAAAATGCTTTAGGAGTCACAATATAGGCCAAAGTGGCATTCCAATTACACTTTCTGTGTGCTGAGAGAAGGTAAACAGTATCACAGGATATCGACCGAGTGCAGAAAAAAACTGTAGCACAGAAGGGAggactaaaaataaaatgaaagaaagaatGGAGGGAGTTGAGAGATCTGTGCTTCAGATTCTTCACTCCCCCAAAAAATGGCTACCTGGTCGTGTAAAAGTAATCCAGCAAACTGGCCGTGAGCCAAACTCAACAGCCACATGAGAAGCGTGTGGGATGTAAGGATGAAAGGGAACGGGATAGGTGATGCAAGTGCATCTCAACCGCCGCTGTTGCTGTGAGTCAGCGCCCGATTTGACGATACGCAACTGGTGGGACGACACAAACGTGAAGAAGAGAAAGGAGAGCGTTGTGCCCTGCTGTGTCTCGTGCTACAATGCGCGAGTAATTGCTGAGATTTGAGGAGAGATGAAAGGAGTGATCTTTACGATGATGACATACCTTGTAAATAATGGATTTTTGATCCTCGCCTAAGAAGTAGGTCGCAACAAGATTCAAATGCGAGTGACATACCTTGTTTTGTGGTTTGGTGCTGAGGTTCTCGGGTTTCTCCCAGCACCGTGTGGACAGGTTGAGGATGGCGGTGGCAGCCATGTGGGCGGCTTCGGCATCATGCGAGTAGTCGTAGGCCAAGGAGGACGGTTTGCCGTAAGCGTGGAGGCTGAGGCTGGGCGATGTCGATTTGGGGAATGAGGGCTTACCTGCAAGAAAAAAGGATGTCATCAAAATGTGTGACATTTGTGTAATGAATAATCGTAACAATCGGGGGCATGGATGGGATTTGGGGGAGGGCCAAGAAAGAAAGTCCCTGTAGAATTCTTATTTGAAATCAACATTGAAGAAACTGTTGTTCATCTAAAATGCTAATCACTCACCAAAACTTAGTATAGCGACTAAGTCCCTCAATTAATATGTATGATATTTCCTTTTAGCTTTTACTTTGAGCAAACAACAAATTTTTTACAGTGTGACTTAAAGCGTGCTCCATGCAAGCGAAGGCTCTTTTTTACTGAGATTTTTGTCACTAAGTGATGAAAATTGAGGTAATGGATTGTGGTTTCTATGCCCTGCCCGTTCCCCCAGTGTGTCCATGGTAACTGttaaaaactaaaaatacaGCTTTTGTATCAGGCCAAGCGTCTTACTTTTGAAGGCTTTGGGTGAGGTTTCGCTGGTGGGCATCTTTGGCGCAAGCGTACGCTTCCCGAATACTTGAGCATCAAAGCTTGCATAATCAAAGGACACCTTGGAGTACTTCTCCAGCTCCTTGGCCAGGTTGGCGCGGGGTGTGCTTGGTGCCATGTTGGGCCTGTAGCTACCAAACTGGGGCATCTCCAGTTGCTTTACGAAGCACATGGGCCTGGGAGGACGACAAGGAGCGAGTGTCAGGGTAAAACACTAACGAAAGAAGGAAGTGGAGTAGAAGAtcgcacaaacacaaaaaaaacaaaaacaaatgagagAATAAGAGAGGGAGGTGCAGCGAGACAGTGAAAGAGGCAAGATAGGAGCAACAGTGTACTTAgtgggagtgctgctggatTAAAAGCGCTCTTATCAGCGGAGGGCACATTTGCATGTCGTACAGCACGGAATTTATGAGCTTTAAGCCCTCTCGTTTTCCTAAAGAGCCAGCGCTTTTGTCAGACCTGTTGGCGTAAATCCACCGATAGAACCCAACGAGGCAGAAGGGGGGAGTAAAGAGGAGGGGAAAACAGAAGAGGGGAGTGGCAAAACACAGAGGGAGGCAGCATTGGGGTGGGGTCACCTTCCTCTTTTTTTGCTGTCTTTTCCTCCATCCCCCTCTTTATCTCTGAGACCCCCgtgttcctcctcctctccattCAATATCACATGTGGTCTGCCATCACATGCCAATTAATAATAAGCTAGTGGTCTGCCATCACACGCCAATTAATAATAAACTACCGGACGTAGCCTGAAGTCATGATGCTGTCAGGGAAGTCCTCATACAGAATGCAAATAAAGACACGGCCTAACAAGACCATTTTTATCGAAGCATTTATCACAGGgggtttgatcttttttttgcttaaatataCATTAACATGAGTTCCACGTGAACGTGGATTGAATGTTGAGTGCTTCAGTTCCATGCAAGGCACACCTCTCAGCTGTCTTCTCACCAAGGGAAGACTCGACTTTAATGTGACCCCCAACAATGCCCCTATAGCTTGAATAATTAGCATCTTCAATGCATTATTAATTAAAATACCAATGAGGAAGAGCACGGACTTAGCATAATACAGATGTCTCATTTGCGCTAATCATCATTCTTTTGGCCATAATGAGGGCGCCTAGCCAGCTGGGGAGATTAACGGTGAGAAAGAGACGTCCGTGTTAACACAGTGGCGCTAATGATTGGACCACCAGAGTGGATGCTTGAAGAGTTTCTGGAATCCAACTATCCACAAGCCAGGTCCTAAGCTCACGAGGATCCCGGCAACCGACGTCACGATTGCCACCGAGATGAACAGATGAACGGAGAGTTTGGATGAAAACACTCAGGGATGTAACCACAGAATTAAAGGTGAGTAAAAGTTTCGATAAAAGCTCTTCTATGGAATATTATTACAAATTAATTGGCTAGCTAGGCTCTGCTCTACTAATTTACATATAAACTTGTGATTGCCTATAATTAATGTTACCTCCAGCAAAAATATGCATATAAAAAATGCATTACTGCTTTGTATTTAAATAATTAGATAAAACCAAGTCCATAGCAGCACATTCCCAATCAATTTTACAAATAATTATCAATTTGTGTGATCAGTTTGATGATGTGTTGTGACATCATTGGCCACACACCTGAGCACTctgtcattgggacttcctttgAGGAGGTCGCAGCCAGGCTGAGAAAGCTGCTTGTCTTGGCTCTTGGACAGCTTCTCCGCCGCTGCAATGGGACATCCCGAAAGACTTGAGAGgttggaggaggagaaagattCGTGTTTAGCAAGAGAATGCTGACCACGTAAATCTGCATCATACTGATGTGGACTGACACAACTGCTGTCCTGCTAAATATATGAGCTTGCATATCACAAAAAGGAGGAAAACTCTGTTTACGTCTAACAAAAAAATAACTGATGTAAGCATATATGCAGCGCTGTTATCTATGCTTACCTGCGGTGTGTGTTACGGTTGCTGTTAACATGGCCCTGACCGGTGCAGCCAGGAGTTGGACACTTCAGCACATTCTCATGCATGGCCAGAACTGAAGAGACATATTCACAATGACACGTAGCCTTTTTAAAACAAGTCTCTGCAACTATACGTATTACTCAAGAGACTTCGTGAGGAAGGAGGATTCCAACACTATTTGGTGGTTATGTTTCACCTTATTTTAGTTTTAAATAGTATTGCAATATTATAACACACAACAGCACGGAGGagagaactgaaaaaaaaattaaaacatagTACCTACAAGAGTGGTGACAGCCACATGGAGTTATTAGCTGAATACAATTTTTGTTTCCTCTATTCCATTAGTTAcagaaaaaatataataaaattacagttacatttattatatttttgtattattttacacAATTCCATGTTTAATGCAAGGAGAGAGACGCTGGCAGTTGATTTGCGAGAAGCTAACTGGTTAAATTGTCGCAATTTACTGTAGCTCAATTGGCCGCCATTGCAAAGTTTTGATTGGCCATCCACGCAAATGACTAGAGGCTGGTTTAAAAGTGACTCGAGGAACAGATGGCAACTATTTGGATCATATTAGCTTCAGAATTTAATTCATTCTTAATAACAAACGTGAGAGCTTTCAAAATCATGCTGGTTACTTATGGGGTAGCTAGCGGGCTAGCCCTACATGCCCGTACATGGTTCATTAATATTATCAGAAGAGTATCCCATCACAAATCACCCACAATGACATATCTGCAACACTGCGTATTCCTCCAATCACACTAAACTGCTTTCGAGCGTTCCCTCTTTGATTGTTTGATTTCATCTCGGAGGAAACTCACTTTCAGGGGGGATCCTGTCCTTGTGAGGGCAGCCTGACAGGCTACGATGGTGGGGGTAAAGGCCAGTCACATGACCCGTCCCGTCACACCCCGGGGTGGGACACTTGATCTCCCTCTTCTCTGGCCGAATACTCTCTAGATAGATGGATGATGCGGAGGTTAGATGGAGAAAAGAGGGCGGCGCAACAAAAAGGAGGATGGAATGAAAAATGAGGACAAAAGCAAGTGGTTAATGCCATCAGACAGTCTGCTTGGCTGAGCATGAAATCCAGACATACACTACTGTATTTTCTGTTTTGACTGTGCAAAGGCCCCATCTGCATCTTTTCTGCAGCTTATCTTGTGGACACTTTCCTGCCTTTAATAAAGTAAGGATGTTTAGATTCTTGGCCGGTTCACGCTACGCTTTTTCGGCACAACTAATCAAGTGTCTGTTGAGAGCGCAGGAGTCTCTCGACAACACGCCACACACAATTAACAAGTAATAATTTACTTTCCTTGCGATTAGAAGTAAGCGTCACAGAAGAAAGTGGTGTGATGCTCTACTGGCCTTCAAATTGAATGTTAATGAGACAAGCATCCCCTAATTAAGGTTGAGCAGTACAAGAACGTCACcacaggagggagggggaggccaAGGAGAGGGCAACTCCAGCAGGCATGTAATAACACTACTGCTGAGCATGACGAGAGGGCAGCGTGCCAACTGAGATACACGAGGCGCAGACAAGCTACCTGTGCTTGGGCCTAGCCTTGACTTTGCGTCTCACGTGCCACCTAACCCTGCACATGTCTTCGTCTCTCATTGCAGCAGAGCGAGGTTATTGAGCCGAAGCAGGCTTTGGCATTCATCACACAGCGTTGAGTTCAGCGGGGACGTAACACAATGCTAATGGTGTTCTTGAGGAATGGTTCTGACATAGCCAAGCTTGGTGGTATGGTATCACAAATCTTAGTGATCATGTGTACTGTAAAAGTTCAGGATCAAGAATCATAGAAGAAGTCAGCCAAAATCTCAGAAGGTACTTTGACGTGCAAGAACAACTTCTAGTATATCGCATGTGGATTGTCACATCATGTTTTACAGGCACTCATGTCTCAGTATTACGTACTATGTACTGTACATGGATAGTGCATGAGTGTGACGCCCGGGAGCGTTATGTCTGGGAATATATGGCTGACTAATGAGGATTAATTTTAACTGTTAAGCGGTCAGTCAATAAAGCTCAGCTAGGCACTGGTTAGTGTAGTGCTCGCTAGGATGAGGCTAATGCAACACAATGAGATTTATTTGGGACGGGACCTTTCCATTGGATGATGCACTGCTGTGTCAAAACGCTAGTTTATACACAAAATATGAGGCATTTACAATATACCGTTATGATGAAATGACAAGGTGCTACAGTACCTTCAACTTTACAACTACCACacagaaaacattttaaagtgtggGGGGCGGTCTCCGATTATCCACAACACAACACAGATGTGCTTCCGCCATGTGTGGACGCCAATGCATGACTAGTGTGTCACTTTTTAAGCAAATGAAAGGATCTGCTTGGCGGTTGTGACTCCCACGCCTACCGCGGCGCAGCCTTCCCTCTCAGCTCCTTGCCCCGGTAATTGTGTATTACTTTGTATTACTCGATacacaacaataaaaacaacaactgtaGGCTGTCTGTTCACAATGCATTCATGCAAATATTAAAAACAAGATCATTCAGGTTCGATCGCAATCACATACAGTACAACCTACTGATGAGTCCCTGCTTGTTTTGTGCACTCTGTCCTACCTTTGAAGTAGCTCTTTCGGATGACCTCAAGGTGCTTGGGCCGATCTTCCATGGTGAAGTATCTGTGGTGCTGTATATCGGCCACACCCAGCAGCTCCCTGGG is a window from the Syngnathus scovelli strain Florida chromosome 2, RoL_Ssco_1.2, whole genome shotgun sequence genome containing:
- the myt1b gene encoding myelin transcription factor 1 isoform X3, encoding MAAKMKLCRTFLENEFRGELVNQRWTRGERTSSRCQASLRLQSRRPIMMSVESDDKRTRTRSKGIRVPIEHAGQELSCPTPGCNGSGHISGRYSRHRSILGCPIARKRRVEETEAEQEQEQEAERPASKRKSHPLKLALDEGFSAESDASSEAEGDSERDGDNRSESKEDEGDTDDAAEEKKIGEDLTHEQTNGQGMETPSRQQEEEEREEAANQMDLEEECVIIEPPMTPECQSPSHIAEEVANSLLHLGRVPATGNDSDAPTVAAQQPVAMETEGNITVAVEKVNEEQNGEMAEAEEGVVDRGQGMQEETEGAEEESVDDRGQRGTLAKEVHRQSAVDAEEETAETAQQKKNTPEEEEKDEEVNPNVPTAVRTITSTTAAQGPHIKTEDHRVSPLEDYNTHENYSVTRTSPLDNYDSHKILDNYKACLPLSYISHMASPLENYSPNPRGENFQIHKVSPSVSPDIIEVHSDKSDEKDFDDVDGDDEHDDDDSLSQRSTVTDESEMFDMTRGNLGLIEQAIALKAEQVKPAGPRELLGVADIQHHRYFTMEDRPKHLEVIRKSYFKESIRPEKREIKCPTPGCDGTGHVTGLYPHHRSLSGCPHKDRIPPEILAMHENVLKCPTPGCTGQGHVNSNRNTHRSLSGCPIAAAEKLSKSQDKQLSQPGCDLLKGSPNDRVLRPMCFVKQLEMPQFGSYRPNMAPSTPRANLAKELEKYSKVSFDYASFDAQVFGKRTLAPKMPTSETSPKAFKSKPSFPKSTSPSLSLHAYGKPSSLAYDYSHDAEAAHMAATAILNLSTRCWEKPENLSTKPQNKEMDIEVDENGTLDLSMKKPIKHEGSLSGTSPEVRSPDPSSSSSSSLHHGGSSGMTSPNLQSYKQEEWEGPLDFTKHNRQREEEMDEMDHAGQSYVSSDPEDSDMMQDLMEDRKYPGEVTTPNFKVKFQPKDSKKELLSCPTPGCDGSGHITGNYASHRSLSGCPLADKSLRSLMAAHTPELKCPTPGCDGSGHITGNYASHRSLSGCPRAKKSGIKTPTKDNQEDSELLKCPVPGCDSLGHISGKYATHRSAYGCPLAARRQKEGLLNGTPFNWKAFKTEGPTCPTPGCDGSGHANGSFLTHRSLSGCPRALYAKKKAKFPTEDYLSTKFRASDVLDNDEDIKQLNKEINDLNESNNEMEADVVNLQTQITSMEKNLKSIEHENKMIEEQNEALFMELSGLSRALIRSLANIRVPHMEPITEQNFDSYVSTLTDMYTNKDCFQSPENKALLESINKAVKGIKV
- the myt1b gene encoding myelin transcription factor 1 isoform X4 is translated as MMSVESDDKRTRTRSKGIRVPIEHAGQELSCPTPGCNGSGHISGRYSRHRSILGCPIARKRRVEETEAEQEQEQEAERPASKRKSHPLKLALDEGFSAESDASSEAEGDSERDGDNRSESKEDEGDTDDAAEEKKIGEDLTHEQTNGQGMETPSRQQEEEEREEAANQMDLEEECVIIEPPMTPECQSPSHIAEEVANSLLHLGRVPATGNDSDAPTVAAQQPVAMETEGNITVAVEKVNEEQNGEMAEAEEGVVDRGQGMQEETEGAEEESVDDRGQRGTLAKEVHRQSAVDAEEETAETAQQKKNTPEEEEKDEEVNPNVPTAVRTITSTTAAQGPHIKTEDHRVSPLEDYNTHENYSVTRTSPLDNYDSHKILDNYKACLPLSYISHMASPLENYSPNPRGENFQIHKVSPSVSPDIIEVHSDKSDEKDFDDVDGDDEHDDDDSLSQRSTVTDESEMFDMTRGNLGLIEQAIALKAEQVKPAGPRELLGVADIQHHRYFTMEDRPKHLEVIRKSYFKESIRPEKREIKCPTPGCDGTGHVTGLYPHHRSLSGCPHKDRIPPEILAMHENVLKCPTPGCTGQGHVNSNRNTHRSLSGCPIAAAEKLSKSQDKQLSQPGCDLLKGSPNDRVLRPMCFVKQLEMPQFGSYRPNMAPSTPRANLAKELEKYSKVSFDYASFDAQVFGKRTLAPKMPTSETSPKAFKSKPSFPKSTSPSLSLHAYGKPSSLAYDYSHDAEAAHMAATAILNLSTRCWEKPENLSTKPQNKEMDIEVDENGTLDLSMKKPIKHEGSLSGTSPEVRSPDPSSSSSSSLHHGGSSGMTSPNLQSYKQEEWEGPLDFTKHNRQREEEMDEMDHAGQSYVSSDPEDSDMMQDLMEDRKYPGEVTTPNFKVKFQPKDSKKELLSCPTPGCDGSGHITGNYASHRSLSGCPLADKSLRSLMAAHTPELKCPTPGCDGSGHITGNYASHRSLSGCPRAKKSGIKTPTKDNQEDSELLKCPVPGCDSLGHISGKYATHRSAYGCPLAARRQKEGLLNGTPFNWKAFKTEGPTCPTPGCDGSGHANGSFLTHRSLSGCPRALYAKKKAKFPTEDYLSTKFRASDVLDNDEDIKQLNKEINDLNESNNEMEADVVNLQTQITSMEKNLKSIEHENKMIEEQNEALFMELSGLSRALIRSLANIRVPHMEPITEQNFDSYVSTLTDMYTNKDCFQSPENKALLESINKAVKGIKV